Proteins encoded in a region of the Prochlorococcus marinus CUG1416 genome:
- the ispE gene encoding 4-(cytidine 5'-diphospho)-2-C-methyl-D-erythritol kinase yields MQDLSKGKIILKSPAKINLHLEVIGKRDDGYHELAMIMQNIDLSDYLELEINNEGLIKLESDCNNLSVSSDNLIVKSANLLKKISNIDFGANIFLRKNIPIGAGLAGGSSNAAATLIGLNKLWNLELDQNTLVSLASSLGSDIPFFINGGIQLCFGRGEILEKLDPNFEYGVLLLKNPSVSVSTAETYKKYSNRFCDEYLTSREMIQKTRKNLRDNGLTGLNFDNQLISIKNDLQLVVENENDSVKQALYLLSKLKNSLTFSMSGSGPTCFALFKDFETAEKELNANYKLFKDKGYDSWVCKLLEKGITFI; encoded by the coding sequence ATGCAAGATCTATCTAAAGGAAAAATTATTTTAAAATCTCCTGCAAAAATAAATTTGCACTTAGAAGTTATTGGAAAAAGAGATGATGGATACCATGAATTAGCAATGATTATGCAGAATATTGATCTTTCTGATTATTTGGAATTGGAAATTAATAATGAAGGTTTAATTAAACTTGAATCTGATTGTAATAATTTAAGCGTGTCTAGTGATAACTTAATCGTTAAATCTGCCAATCTATTAAAGAAAATATCGAATATAGATTTCGGTGCAAATATATTTTTAAGAAAAAATATTCCAATAGGTGCAGGATTAGCTGGTGGATCAAGTAATGCAGCAGCAACATTAATTGGTCTTAATAAACTATGGAACTTAGAACTAGATCAAAATACATTAGTTTCATTGGCATCAAGTTTAGGATCAGATATTCCTTTTTTTATTAATGGTGGTATCCAATTATGTTTTGGAAGAGGCGAAATTTTGGAGAAATTAGATCCAAACTTTGAATATGGGGTACTTCTTTTAAAAAATCCAAGTGTATCAGTATCTACTGCTGAAACTTATAAAAAATATAGTAATAGATTTTGTGATGAATATCTTACGAGTAGAGAAATGATTCAGAAGACAAGAAAAAATCTAAGGGATAATGGTTTAACTGGATTAAATTTCGATAATCAACTAATTTCTATAAAAAATGATTTGCAGTTAGTTGTTGAAAATGAGAATGATTCTGTAAAGCAGGCATTATATTTACTTTCTAAATTAAAAAATTCTCTTACATTCTCAATGAGTGGATCAGGACCTACTTGCTTTGCCCTCTTTAAAGATTTTGAGACTGCTGAAAAAGAATTAAATGCAAATTATAAATTATTTAAAGATAAAGGTTATGATTCATGGGTTTGTAAGTTACTTGAAAAGGGAATAACATTCATTTAA
- a CDS encoding DUF3082 domain-containing protein — protein sequence MNKNNIVSQNSINKNSENIKNNIPEKGPLNFIVGSLTSFLLFIFFYFLSNKIAIYFSIHKPSNSSEIVQSISSSINTLIIGLSFLLTFSFAFIGFGLFIVFIRSFFLKKS from the coding sequence ATGAACAAAAATAATATTGTGTCACAAAATAGTATAAATAAAAATAGTGAGAATATTAAAAATAATATTCCCGAAAAAGGCCCTTTAAATTTTATAGTTGGATCATTAACAAGTTTTTTATTATTTATATTTTTTTATTTCTTAAGTAATAAAATTGCAATTTATTTTTCAATACATAAACCATCTAATTCTTCTGAAATAGTCCAAAGTATTTCATCTAGTATTAATACTTTAATAATTGGATTATCTTTTTTGCTAACTTTTTCTTTCGCTTTTATAGGATTTGGACTTTTCATTGTATTTATTCGCAGTTTTTTTCTGAAGAAAAGTTGA
- the rsmA gene encoding 16S rRNA (adenine(1518)-N(6)/adenine(1519)-N(6))-dimethyltransferase RsmA produces the protein MNSKNYHQKKRFGQHWLVNKKILEKIKEVADLNENDFILEIGPGRGALTSKLLDSEIRKLHAIELDKDLINLLNIKFNNNVKFSLQQGDILSVNLDSINNKITKVVANIPYNITGPILDIFVGRLGVIRNYNYAKIIFLMQKDVVDRILSQEGSSNAGALSIRMQLLSKIKKICDVEPSSFSPPPKVFSSLVVFEPLKKDLRLDISVEKYIDKLLRISFNSRRKMLRNTLNSILSNEEINELSESSKICFNLRPQDISINQWIKLAENCIKIKK, from the coding sequence ATGAATTCTAAAAACTATCATCAAAAAAAAAGATTTGGACAACATTGGTTGGTAAATAAAAAAATATTAGAAAAAATTAAGGAGGTTGCTGATCTAAATGAAAATGACTTTATTTTAGAAATCGGGCCAGGAAGAGGAGCTTTAACCTCTAAGTTATTAGATTCAGAAATCAGAAAATTGCATGCAATTGAATTAGATAAAGATTTAATTAATTTATTGAATATTAAATTCAATAATAATGTTAAGTTTTCACTTCAGCAGGGAGATATTCTTTCTGTGAATTTAGATTCGATTAATAATAAGATTACAAAAGTGGTTGCAAATATCCCCTACAATATAACTGGCCCAATATTGGATATATTTGTAGGGAGATTGGGTGTTATTAGAAACTATAATTACGCAAAGATAATTTTTTTAATGCAGAAAGATGTTGTAGATAGGATTTTGTCACAGGAAGGAAGTTCAAATGCTGGTGCGCTTAGTATAAGAATGCAACTTTTATCAAAAATAAAAAAAATTTGCGATGTAGAGCCTTCATCATTTAGTCCACCTCCTAAAGTTTTTTCATCTTTAGTCGTTTTTGAACCGTTAAAAAAAGATTTACGTTTAGATATTAGTGTAGAAAAATATATAGATAAACTTCTTCGTATTTCATTTAATTCAAGAAGAAAAATGCTTAGAAATACTCTTAATTCAATACTTTCAAATGAAGAAATAAATGAATTATCTGAATCTTCAAAAATTTGTTTTAATTTAAGACCACAAGATATTTCAATTAACCAATGGATTAAGCTTGCAGAAAATTGTATTAAAATTAAAAAATAA